The Candidatus Methylomirabilota bacterium genomic interval GGAGAGAGTTCGACTTCAGTCGCGATCTGTTCCCGAGGCTGATGCAGGAGGGCCGCGCCCTGTACGGGCATGTTGCAACCGGGTACTGGAAGGATGTGGGCGATCTAATTGAGTACCGCCTTGCGCATCGAGACATCCTGGCCGGCATGGTGAAGGTCACACTCCCCGGAAAGCAGGTGGAGGGCCTTGATAAGCCGATCTGGCTTGGCGAGGGGAGTCGCATCGATTTCACTGCGTCGTTAAGAGGTGGCGTCCTGGTCGGTAGGCACACGCAGGTCGGGCCAAACACCCATATCACGCGGAGCGTCATCGGCGATAATTGCGTCATCGAGGAGGGCGCCGTCATCGTCGGTTCGGTCCTCTGGAACAATGTCTTTATTGGCGCCCGGGCCGTTTTGAAGGAGAACGTGGTCGGCCGGGGAAGCGAGATCAAGGCAAATGCCCACATCTTTGAGGGCGCGTTGATCAGCGAACAGTGCAAGGTCGGCGAGGGGTCAGTGGTGAAGGCCGACGTCAAGGTGTGGCCCCACAAAGTGGTAGAAGACGGAGCCGTCCTGGCCACCAGTCTGATCTGGGGCCAAAAATGGTCTCGGTCTCTGTTCGGGGCCTACGGCGTGACCGGACTGGCCAATCTCGAGATCTCGCCCGAGTTCGGGGCCAAACTTGGAGCATGTTTTGGGGCGACCCTCCGAATGGGGTCGATCATCCGAACCAGTCGCGATAGTCACCAGGCCTCCCATATGGTCAAGCGGGCCATTATCAGCGGCCTTCTCTCTGCTGGCGTGAATGTGCGTGATTTTCGCGTCGCCCCCATCCCTGTGGTCCGGTACAGTATGAGCGCAGGCAGCGCGGTGGGCGGCGTCCATGTCCGAAAGTCCCCCTTCGATCCGGAGCTGATCGACATTATATTCTTTGATGAACGCGGCATGGATATCTCATCCAGTCGGGAGAAAAGCATCGAACGGCTCTTCTTCCGGGAAGATTTCCGCCGCGCCAAAGTCGATGAGATCGGCCGCATCTCGCCTCCCTCGTACGGCATGGACTATTACCAGGATGGAATACTGAGCTTTATCGATCGGGATACGCTCAGCCGTCGCGGCTTCAGGATCGTCGTCGACTACGCCTACGGCTCATCGTCGATCATCTTCCCGCAAATCCTTGGGATGCTAGGGTGTGAAGTGATTGCGTTGAACGGCTGCATGGACGAGAGCAAAATCACCAAAAGCGCGGAGGGGTTCCATCGTTCGCTGCAACAACTCTCGGAGATCGTCAAAAGTCTCCGGGCCGACATGGGGATCATGCTCGACGCCGGGGGAGAAAAGATTTTCATTGTGGATGACGCCGGCAATCTGCTGAGCGACGACCTGGCTCTGGCAGTCATAGCCCTGCTGGTGATGCGGACCCATTCTCCAGCGGTGATCGGCATCCCGATCACCGCCAGTTCGGTCATAGAAGAGCTGGCTCGAGACTTAGGCTTCGGGGTCCTCAGGACAAAAACGGCTCCGCGAGCATTGATGGAAGCGGCAACACAGGAAGGTGTGATCTTTGTGGGCGACGGTCTCGGCGGTTTCATCTTCTCCGGGTTCCAACCGGCCTTTGACGGGATGCTGGCCATCCTTAAGCTCTTGGAGATGCTCGCGTCTCAGGACCTCCGATTACATCAGTTCATCCCGTCTATTCCTCAGCGTTTCAAATGTCGCGAGCAAGTGCCGTGTTCCTGGGAGCGGAAGGGCGGGACGATGCGGGCCCTGATCGCCGCCACGGCGGATGATCGCATCGAGCTGGTGGACGGGGTGAAGGTCCACCTTGACAGCGACTGGGTGATCCTCTATCCGGATCACGACCGACCGTATTTCCATATCATCGCCGAAGCCGATACGCCGGCACGGGCAGAAACCCACGTATCCCGATATCGGGACATCCTTGAGCACTGCATGAAGGCAAACGCTGGGGAGGCGGCCTCGTGAAGCCCATCCGGTTCGGTACCTCCGGCTGGCGCGATATCATCGCCGATACCTTCACCTTTGCCAATGTTCGCCTTGTGGCGCGAGCCATTGCAGAACACCTGCTCGCTGAGGGGATTGATCAACCGTATGTGGTTGTAGGGTACGATACACGCTTTCTCTCGGAGGCCTTCGCGGCCGAGACGGCGGCAGTTTTGGCAGCTCACGGTGTCCGGGTCTGGCTCACTGATCGGGACGTACCCACGCCCGTTGTCGCATATGAAGTGATTCGCCGCGGCGCAGCCGGCGGCCTGAACATTACGGCCAGCCACAACCCGTCCGAATATAACGGGCTCAAATTCTCCGGCCCTTCCGGCGGCCCGGTCCTTCCCGCGGTCACCGACCGAATCGAGAAGAGGGTTCAGGGGCTGCTGGCGCAACCCGAGACCCCGTGTCCTCCGCTCGGAGAGCTGGAGGCCAAAGGCCTTGTGGTACGGATTGACCCGCGGCCGACATACCTGAACCGACTGCGAGAGTTGGTAGATCTGCACACGATCGCTGCAGCACGCCTGAAGGTGGCGGTCGACCTGCTCTATGGAACTGCCGGGGGCTACCTGGACGAGATCCTGCGCGAGGCCGGGTGTGACGTACAGATCCTGCACGGATCCAGAAATCCCGCGTTCGGCGGTATGGCGCCGGATCCCTCAGAAGCGAACCTGCGGGAGCTTGCGGCGTTCGTAAGGTCCGGCGGATTCCAGCTTGGATTGGCCACCGATGGTGATGCCGATCGATACGGGATCATTGACCGGGACGGCCGCTTCATCGAGCCAAACTATATCCTGGCTCTTCTCCTGCGACATCTGATCACAACTCGCGGATGGCGCACGGGGGTCGCTCGATCGGTAGCCACCAGCCATCTTGTTGATGCGGTAGCTCGGCCGCAAGCGGTCCCGGTGTATGAAACCAAGGTCGGGTTCAAATACCTTGGTGAACTCATCACTCAAGGCAAGGTCGCGCTCTGCGGCGAGGAAAGCGCCGGTCTGTCGATCCTTGGGCACGTGCCTGAAAAGGATGGAATTCTTGCCGCCCTCTTAGTCACAGAAATGGTCGCCATGGCCGGTGGTACCGGTGTCCAAGGCCTGCTCGATGCGCTCTATGCCGAGGTGGGGGGCGCGATTTACGCTCGCCGCCTGAACCTCCATCTTACGCCGGAACAGCAAGGACGCCTGGCCGATCGTCTGAAAGAGTTACCAACGCGGGTGGCCGGACTGGCCGTGGTGGAGGTGAACAGACTGGATGGCACGAAACTGCTGCTTGAGGACGGCAGTTGGTTCCTCGTGCGGTCTTCAGGAACAGAACCGGTCGTGCGTCTCTACCTGGACGCGCATTCCGAGGCGCAGATCGAGGAGTTGACCGCAGCGGCCCGGGCGCTCCTCGACGTCTGATGGCCGTAGATGGAGTGAGGATGCGGACGGGACGGGTTGTCGCCGGCAGACAGGAAGAGTTCGCAGCGGCGAGGAGCGCCCGCAAACGGCGACTCACCTTCGTCGCCGTACTGGCGATTGTGATTGCGGTAGCCTCTGTGGGCGGGAAGAAGAGTCTCGTCAAGGTCCTTCAAATGAGCAAGACCAGAACCGAGCTTCAGCAGGAGATCACACGGCTCAGGCAGGTCAACGAAGAACTAGATCGGGAGATCCGGGCCTTCGTCAATAATCCGGGTCAGGTCGAGGCGATTGCTCGCGAGGATCTCGGACTGGTGAAACCAGGGGAAATCGTGTACCAGTTCGGTCCGCCGAGACCGACCACTGCTCCGCCCGCCTCCTCCCGTTAAGGTGCCGCTCCATCCTTGATCCGATCCCTCTGCGTACCTTCATCATGATAAGGTCTTATTATGTGCGGGCTGGACTTTTGTGCTTGACAATGCTCAGCAGTTTCGTGTACCTTCACTATTAACGTGCGGCGTGTGGTTGGAGTAACAGGCAAGTGGCCTTCAGGGGTATATCCCCACGGTAGCGGCCAGTCAACAGTTGTAGTAAAAAGGAGATGATGCCAGATGGCAGGAATGTCGCAGGTCGTACTTGACATACTTATGACACCAATGGGAGCGATCGCCGGGCTCGTCGCAGTTGTCGTGCTTGTTCTTTTCGCTCGGTGGGTCTTTACCGACCAGCCGCAGAAGTAACGCAGCCGCACTCGAACCTCCCATCACGTCTTACACGTACGAGAGGATCGAAGGCCTACAGTAGTGGGCCTTTGGTCTTCCCTGTCCAGCGTAGCGCCTCAGCGTTAAATAACCAGCCTATCCGATGAGCCAAAAGCTCTTGCCAAAGACTCACGATCCAACTATACTACGTTATCAAACACATATGGACAGCGGACTTGCCGTTAACGAGAGGCGTGGAGTACGGCCGAGCGGAGAGGCGACAGTGAAACGCGTGAGCATTCTGGGCTCAACAGGGACAATCGGGGTCAAGGCGTTAGCCATGATCGATCTGCACCGCGACTCTTTTGAGATAGCGGCCCTTGCGGCTAGGGATAATATCGATCTTGTGGAGCAACAGATCAGGCAATTTTCCCCACGCATTGTCGCCGTCGGAACATCGAATGCCGCAAGAACCCTAAAGGAACGAGTAAAAGACATCCCTGTCGAGATCGTATGGGGAGACGAGGGCGTACTGAATGTTGCCACGGCGTCTGAGGCCGACATCGTTCTCACCGCGATCGTCGGCGCGGCTGGCCTGCTCCCGAGCCTTGCCGCTATCAAAGCGGGAAAGGATATTGCCCTCGCCACGAAGGAGGTTATGGTGATGGCGGGGGAGCTGGTGATCGCCGAGGCCCGAGCGCGAGGCGTTCGGCTCCTTCCCGTAGATAGTGAACATTCGGCCATCTTCCAATGTCTGGGTGGACAACATAGCTGCGCGTATTTGAAGCGAGTGCTCTTGACTTCCTCAGGAGGACCGTTCCGCCAGCGATCCAAGGAAAGCTTCGCCAGCATTACTCCGGATGAGGCGCTACGGCACCCAACATGGGTTATGGGGAAGAAGATTACTATTGATTCGGCCACCCTTATGAATAAGGGATTGGAAGTCATCGAGGCCAGCTGGTTCTTCTCCCTCACGCCGCAACAGATCGACGTCATCATTCACCCGCAGAGCATTATCCATTCAATGGTAGAGTTCGTGGATGGGGCGATCCTGGCTCAGATGGGGGTGACCGATATGGGACTGCCGATCCTGTACGCCCTCTCATTCCCTGACCGGCTACAGACTCCACTGCCGCCCCTTGACCTGAACAGTCTGTCGGCGTTGACCTTTGAACCGGTTGACCGCGAGAAGTTCCCGTGTCTTGGATTCGCCTATCAGGCGCTCCAGGCCGGTGGAACCTATCCGGCTGTTCTCAACGCCGCCAACGAAGTGGCGGTGGACCTGTTTCTCTCCGGTCGGATTAACTTCCCTGACATTTCCGCCCTCATCGCTAGAGCGATGGACAGCCACCGGGGTCGCAAGATCGATTCCCTTGAAGATGCCATAGATGCTGATCGCGAGGCCCGGGAACTCGTGTTGGCGGCACTGCCAACCTAAGGTGAGGAGAAGAGTTTGCACGCTGGTATGATGGCCTCGATACCTACGGTTGCCCTCAGCCTCTTGGGTGCGATCGATCCTCGACCGTTTCTCTCACGCCTTGACTATCTTCTGTGGGCTGTTCTTGTTCTGGGTGCGCTCATCTTCGTTCACGAGCTCGGCCACTTCCTGGTGGCCAAGCGGGCGGGGGTCAGGGTCCTGAAGTTTTCTCTCGGTTTCGGCCCGAAGATCATCGGGTTCACGCGCGGCGGGACCGAATATCTCCTGTCTGCTATCCCGCTTGGCGGCTATGTCAAGATGCTCGGCGAGGATCCAAAGGAAGAGGTCGTCGACCAGGAAGGGTCGTTCTCCGAAAAACCGGTCGGATGGCGCTCGCTGATCATCCTGGCCGGTCCGGGATCAAATTTTCTTCTTGCCGTCGCTATCTTTTGGGTTGTCTTCACACTCGGCGTCCCGACCCTCGCTACCAAGGTGGGAGAGGTCATGCAGGACTTTCCGGCGCACGAGGCCGGCGTGCTGGTCGGCGATCGAATCAAGGCGATCGACGGGCACCCCATTGAGAAGTGGGAGGAGCTGGCAACCCAGATCCATAAAAGCCCCGGGCGGCCTGTTCGCCTGACAGTCGAACGAGAGGGGAACCGGTTTGATCTGGTGGTGGCTCCAAAGGCCACTCGCCAGAAGAACCTCTTCGGGGAGGAACAGGAGGTCGGCCTGCTCGGGATCGCGCCGGCCGAAGAGTTCCTCACCGAACGGATCAATCCGGTCGCCGCATTGGCAAAAGCGCTCTACAAGACGTACGATCTCAGCCGCCTGATCCTGCTCACCTTTGTCAAGCTGATCCAGGGGGTCGTCCCGGCGAAGACCATCGGCGGACCGCTCCTGGTGGCGCAGATGGCCGGCCAGCAGGCGCGCCAAGGTATCTTGAATCTTATGTTCTTTACCGCGTTGCTATCCATCAACTTGGGGATCCTGAATCTGCTTCCGATCCCTATTCTGGATGGGGGACACCTGTTCTTTTCTCTGATTGAAGCGGTTCGCGGTAAACCAGTCAGCCTGCAGAAGCGAGAGATGGCCCAGCAGGTCGGACTGGCCCTGTTGGTGGCCCTGATGATTTTTGCCTTCTACAACGATATCTTCCGCCTGCTCGGAAGACAGTAATATGATTGAACGACGTAAGACGCGGCAGATTCAGGTGGGAACCGTCAAGATCGGCGGCCACGCGCCGGTATCGGTCCAGTCGATGACGAAGACCGATACGCGGGATGTCCGGGCCACGGTGGATCAGATCTGGGCATTAGAGGTCGCCGGATGTGATATCGTGCGGGTCGGCGTCCCGGAGAGAGAAGCCGCAGAAAAACTGTGGGAGATCCGTAAGCAGATCCGAATCCCCTTAATCGCCGACATCCACTTCGACTACAGGCTTGCCCTGATCGCTCTCGAACAGGGCGTAGACGGCCTCCGTCTCAACCCAGGTAATATCGGGGACCGTTCTCGCGTGGAGGAGGTCGTCAAGGCGGCGGCCGAGCGAAAGGCGCCGATCCGCATCGGCGTGAACGCCGGATCTCTGGAAAAGGATCTGCTGGCCAGAGACGGTGGGCCGACTCCAAAGGGGATGGTGGAGAGCGCCCTGCGCCACATTCGGATTCTCGAAGATTTGAACTATCCCGAGATGAAGGTCTCGTTGAAGGCCTCTGATCCCCTGATGATGATTGAGGCGTACCGCCTGCTGGCGGAAGAGATCGAATACCCCCTCCACCTGGGTGTCACAGAGGCCGGGACACCAGGAGTGGGAACGATCAGGTCGGCCGTCGGTATCGGGACGCTGCTGGCCGAAGGGATCGGTGACACGATCCGGGTGTCGCTCTCGGCTGATCCCGTTGAGGAGATCAAAGCTGGCGTTGAGATCTTGAAGTCACTCGGACTTCGGAGGGGTGGACTCACGTTGGTCGCCTGTCCATCTTGCGCGAGAGCCGATATCGATCTGGTTCCCCTTGCCAAGGAGGTAGAGCGGCGGCTGGCGGGGATCACGAAGGAGATCCACGTCGCCGTGATGGGGTGCGAGGTCAACGGACCGGGAGAGGCCAGAGGGGCCGATATCGGGGTCGCCGGCGGCAAGGGGATCGGCTGGATTTTCAAAAAGGGAGCGGCGGCGCGGAAAGTCAAGGAGTCCGAGATCGTTGACGCCTTGGTCGAGGAGGTCAACAAGATGGTGTCAGAAGGCGACGGTCATGCCTAGCGGTCAGATAGAAAGCTTTTGCTGAATGCTGGCTGCTAATAGCTGACCTCTATTTCCGAGGGAGGATGGACGATCCATTCCTCCTTTTATTTTTGTCGGTCGGATTTACATGAGACGACAGGTATTGCGATGCGTTGGACAAGGTCGCTGATCCCGACACTGAAAGAAGAACCTGCAGAAGCCGAGGCGGTCAGTCATAAGCTGATGGTCCGCGCCGGCTTGGTCCGGCAACTCGCAGCCGGGATCTATATCACCCTGCCGCTGGGCCAGCGAGTGATGGACAGAATCAGCGCCATCATCCGCGAGGAGATGAACCAAATCGGCAGTCAGGAGATCACTATGCCGGTCCTGCACCCGGCGGAGCTGTGGCAGCAGACCGGGCGATGGGCAACGATCGGCGAGGAGATGTTTCGGTTGCACGATCGCGGCAAGCGGCAGATGTGTCTCGGAATGACGCACGAAGAGGTCATCGCCTGGCTGGCGGCGCGTGAGATCCGCTCCTACCGAGACCTCCCGCAGATCTGGTATCAGATCCAGACCAAGCTTCGGGACGAAGCGAGGCCCAAGAGCGGCGTCCTGCGGACGCGGGAGTTCGTGATGAAGGACTCCTACTCATTGGATCGGGACGAGGCGGGGCTGGAGAAAAACTACGAACTCCATAAGGAGGCGTATTGCCGTATCTTCGCGCGTTGCGGCTTGGCCTTTCACGTCGTTGAAAGCGATCCGGGCATGATGGGCGGCGCGGTCGCACACGAGTTTATGGCGCCGAGTGAAGCCGGAGAGGACGAGATCGCCCTGTGCGACCGCTGCAGTTACTCGGCTAATGTCGAGCTGGCTGTCTCCAGGTTGCGAAGCCCGGTATTCCCGGAGTGGGACCTGGAGGAGATCGCCACACCAGGCGCCGGAACCATTGAAGAGGTGTGCCGCTTCCTCCGGATCGACCCGGCGCTGACCATCAAGTCGTTGCTGCTCGTGACAAAAGATGGCTCGGTCCTGGCCCTACTAAGGGGCGATCAGCAGCTCCATGAGAAGAAGCTCGCAAGGGTGGTCGGAGAGGCTCGCCCGGCCCATCGCGATGAAATGCTGATGCACCTCGGGGCCGGACCCGGCAGCATCGGTCCCGTCGGCGCAAAACTACCCATCATTGCCGATGAGTCGTTGCGCAAAGGTCGATATGTCGCCGGGGCCAACAAGGATGGATTTCATCTTCGTGGTGTTGGGCCGGGCATCCACTTCCAGCCGCGTTGGGCCGATATCCACCAAGTGTCAAACGGGGATCAGTGTCCACATTGCGAGGGCAGCCTGCGCATCGAACGGGTGATTGAGGTGGGAAACATCTTCAGGCTCGGGACGAAATACTCCGTCTCGATGAAGGCGGTCTACCTGAATGAAGCGGGGGAGGAATGCCCTATCGTGATGGGAAGCTACGGAATTGGACTGGCGCGTATTGCGGCGGCGGCAGTTGAACAGTGCCACGACGACCTGGGAATCGTCTGGCCTCCGGCTCTCGCGCCCTTTCAACTCCATCTGCTGCCGGTCAACATGCGCGATCAAAAGATGGCGGAGCTGGCGGAGGCGCTCTATATCCAACTCCAGCGGGCGGGAATCGAGGCCCTGTATGATGACCGGGATGAGCGAGCCGGAGTGAAGTTCAAGGACGCTGATCTGCTTGGTCTGCCCCTTCGGATGACCGTTGGGACCCGGGCCATCAAAGAGGGAACGGTTGACTTGAAGGTACGAAAGACCGGCGAAGAGTCGCAGATCCCGATCTCGGAAGCGGTCTCCAGGGCGCAAGCCCTCCTTACCCGCTCCGCGGAGCCACAATACCAAAAGTAGACCCCCCGTGAGAACAATATCTCCACTGGGGGGTCCTTGACTTCACGTTTATTCGACTATGAACTACAGCTTGACGACGTTAGCGGCCTGCTTTCCCTTCGGCCCTTCCACGACATCAAACTCCACTTCCTGGCCCTCCGCCAGCGTCCTGAAGCCATTACCCTGGATGGCAGAGTAATGGACGAACAGGTCGCCACCCTCAGATCGCTCGATAAAGCCGTATCCCTTGGCCTCGTTGAACCATTTTACCTTCCCGGTGCCTCGCACGCCCTCACCTCCTCTCTGTAGACCCTCAACGCTCCTTCGCCGTCGAGTCGCTTCCTTAATCACTTAAGGCCCCGGGCCTTTGCATACAAAAAACCGCGGCTCTGCCCTTCTCTAGAGCTCACGGTCCCTCAGCAGTCCCGACAAGCCACGCCTACCATCGGAAGCGGCGAAAACTTATCGTATCCTCTGGACACTGTCAAGCGATTTTTGCGGGCATGATACCAATATAGGGGGGACTGAATCAACCTGGAACCAACTGGAGGGAACGGATCTTACATCAGTTGGAGGGGAACCAGCGGAGCCCTTGCTGACAGTCAGGCTGGTTTCTTCCGCCTGCCGTTCATATAGTATCGTACGCCGCCTGCCAAGGCGCAAAGCGCCAACAATGTAACGGCCAGCTGGAACCCCAGATTTGACACAATCCAGGGAAGGCGGCTGTGCGCCCTTACCGGCAGACCCACAGTAAAGGGGAAGCTGTAGGTAGGATTCACGGCATGTATCTCGGCTTCTGTAGGGTCAGTGCCGGGCCCGTGGGTATGACTGACCCGCTGCCATTCCCCAACTTCGGAACCGCGATGCGGCTTGTGGGCAATACCGGGCCCCACCTTTTCCAACGTCATGAGAGCGATGTAGTGACCGGCCTTGGGGATCTCGGTATCGATCCGTATCGACCCATCACCATACACAGCAGGCGGAAGCGAGAAGACAGCGTGCGAGTGTTCGCCGCTGCCCTTGTCCTCGTGGGCCCCAACGGCCTCAACAATCCGGACCGAGATGGGGAGCTGTCGCATCTCTTCATTGTACAGGTCAAACGCTATCGACAACTTGCCGGTCTTCGGAACGCCCTCGCAGTAGGACTGAAATTCCTCCTTCACCTTCTTCGAACCTACTTCGTGCAACAAGGGAACCATGCCTGCGCCCACAAGCTCCTGATAGGCCGTGAAGTGAACAGTATAGTGACCCTTCTGGGCAGTGCAGGCATCTGCGGCGTCCCAGTCGCCCATCACATCACCACCGCCATGGGCAAACGCCTGAGATACCCCCAAGACAGGCAAGGACATTGCACAAAGTAACAACACTACGCGTTTCACCTCACCCATACTCCTCTCTTACTAATCTAGAGCGCCCTTCTTCTGCCGTCAAGCTTAATATCCCCACCAGATCAGCCGCAGGCTGATCCGCTCGGCTATCACGGCGATTCATCCGGCTTGCCGGGTAAGCCGGGCTCGGTAAGCTTCACCGGGGTTAGGATCTGGGCAATCTGAGCCTCGGTGAGCAGCTTTCCCTCGCGAACCACGTCAATGATGCGCTTCTGCTCGCGTCCGGCGCGCTTCACCACCTCAGCGGCCCGGGCATAGCCGATATAAGTGTTCAGCGCCGTAGCCAGCGCCATACTGCTTTCGGCATAGCGGCGGCATCGGTTAGCATCAGCGACGATGCCGACAACACACCGGTCGACAAAGGCTCGCGTGGCGTTCTTCAGGATATCGATCGACTGATGCAGGTTGTAGGCCATGACCGGCATCATGACGTTCAGTTCAAGCTGCCCGGCCTGGGCCGCCATCGAAACGGTCAGGTCGTTACCGATCACCTGGAAGCAGACCATATTCACCATCTCGACTACAGATGGGTTGACCTTGCCCGGCATGATCGAGGAGCCCGGCTGCGCCGCAGGCAGCGCGATCTCGGCGAACCCTGTGGTGGGACCTGAGGTCAGGAGGCGCAGATCGTTGCAGATCCTGGTCAGCTCGAGCGCCAATAGCCGCAGGGCCGATGAGGCCTCCGCGACGGGCAGGTTCGACTGCATCGCTTCGCGCATGTCAGGCGCGGCGCTCCACTCGATTCTCGTCCAGGCGCGCAGGTACTCTACCAGTCTGGTGCGATACTGCTGGTGGGTGTTTAGACCGGTACCGACGGCGCTTCCACCGATCCCCAGCTCTTCAAGTGATCGTGCTGCGACGGCGATCCGCTCCTGACATTTTCCGATAGTTACCGCATAGGCCGCAAACTCCTGTCCCAGCCGGATAGGAACCGCGTCCTGCAGATGCGTTCGACCCGACTTCAGGATGTCGTCGAACTCCTTCGCCTTTCCGATCAGGGCGGTTTTCAGATCCTTCAGGACCGGCAGCAGCTCTTCCAGTAGCAAGCGAGCAGCCATCCGCATGGCGGTCGGAAAGACGTCGTTAGTTGACTGAGCCATGTTGACATGGTCATTGGGGTGAACTATCGTATAGTCGCCCTTCTTCCCGCCCAGAAGCTCGATGGCCCGGTTAGCCAGGACCTCGTTGACGTTCATATTAAAAGATGTCCCGGCGCCCATCTGGTAGACGTCTACCACAAACTGATCGCGGAGCTTGCCGGCCAGGACCTCGTCGGCCGCCGCTGCGATCGCCCTGCCTATCTCCGGCTTCAAGAGCTCCAAGTCGGTGTTGACCAGCGCGGCCGCCTTCTTGACCGTCACCATCGCCTCTACCATTTTCGGATGCAGCCGGAGCCCGCTGATGGGAAAGTTTTCCAGCGCCCTGACTGTCTGGAGGCCATAGTAGGCATCGACCGGAACCCCCTTCGGTCCCAACGAATCCTGCTCGATCCGCGTCGCCATCCTTTTCTCCCAAGCAGTTACGAGGTTTCGCACGGTGGCGTCTTCACCGCCAACGCCTTGAGTCGAGTCGGCGTAAGCTCGCTCCTGAGCGTCCAGGCTGGATCGGTATACTGATCCCTCTTCTTCATCAACAGCCATTCCTTCCCGGTCTCGCCCCTGGCGAACCGGGCGAGCGCGAACGTCCCCTTCAATTTCCGCCCGTTCAACACGAAAACGAGCTTTCCGCCTGCGAGCTGAACCTCCGGCGAAGTGGGCTCTATCGTCTCGTACGTCCCCTCATCCCACACTACTACGGGTCCAGCGCCATAACTGCCCTCCGGGATAATCCCCTCAAAGTTGATATAGTCCACTGTATGGTCGACGACCATCACGGCCAGCCGCTTGTCGGCAGGATTCATGGATGGACCCTTAGGGACCGCCCACGATTTGAGGATCCCGCCCATCTCGAGCCGAAAGTCGTAGTGCAGCCGCGTCGCCTTATGCTCATGGACGACAAACCGTAGCGTCACCCTTGCCGTGGATTTCGACATCTTCTTACACCTTCCCTGAAAGTGATCCCGTTTCACCCGGCATTATGTCATACGCACAAGGAGTGGAGCAAACA includes:
- a CDS encoding mannose-1-phosphate guanyltransferase translates to MKAVIMAGGFGTRLRPLTTSIPKPMIPMAVKPLMEHTVALLKDHGFDDLVTLLYFQPDTIERYFGDGSEFGVKMVYAIATEDYGTAGAVKNAEAFLDETFLVISGDILTDFDLSEAVKAHKDRRALATIVLTRVENPLQYGVVITASNGRITHFLEKPTWGEVLSDTVNTGIYILEPEALELIPAGREFDFSRDLFPRLMQEGRALYGHVATGYWKDVGDLIEYRLAHRDILAGMVKVTLPGKQVEGLDKPIWLGEGSRIDFTASLRGGVLVGRHTQVGPNTHITRSVIGDNCVIEEGAVIVGSVLWNNVFIGARAVLKENVVGRGSEIKANAHIFEGALISEQCKVGEGSVVKADVKVWPHKVVEDGAVLATSLIWGQKWSRSLFGAYGVTGLANLEISPEFGAKLGACFGATLRMGSIIRTSRDSHQASHMVKRAIISGLLSAGVNVRDFRVAPIPVVRYSMSAGSAVGGVHVRKSPFDPELIDIIFFDERGMDISSSREKSIERLFFREDFRRAKVDEIGRISPPSYGMDYYQDGILSFIDRDTLSRRGFRIVVDYAYGSSSIIFPQILGMLGCEVIALNGCMDESKITKSAEGFHRSLQQLSEIVKSLRADMGIMLDAGGEKIFIVDDAGNLLSDDLALAVIALLVMRTHSPAVIGIPITASSVIEELARDLGFGVLRTKTAPRALMEAATQEGVIFVGDGLGGFIFSGFQPAFDGMLAILKLLEMLASQDLRLHQFIPSIPQRFKCREQVPCSWERKGGTMRALIAATADDRIELVDGVKVHLDSDWVILYPDHDRPYFHIIAEADTPARAETHVSRYRDILEHCMKANAGEAAS
- a CDS encoding phosphoglucomutase/phosphomannomutase family protein, translated to MKPIRFGTSGWRDIIADTFTFANVRLVARAIAEHLLAEGIDQPYVVVGYDTRFLSEAFAAETAAVLAAHGVRVWLTDRDVPTPVVAYEVIRRGAAGGLNITASHNPSEYNGLKFSGPSGGPVLPAVTDRIEKRVQGLLAQPETPCPPLGELEAKGLVVRIDPRPTYLNRLRELVDLHTIAAARLKVAVDLLYGTAGGYLDEILREAGCDVQILHGSRNPAFGGMAPDPSEANLRELAAFVRSGGFQLGLATDGDADRYGIIDRDGRFIEPNYILALLLRHLITTRGWRTGVARSVATSHLVDAVARPQAVPVYETKVGFKYLGELITQGKVALCGEESAGLSILGHVPEKDGILAALLVTEMVAMAGGTGVQGLLDALYAEVGGAIYARRLNLHLTPEQQGRLADRLKELPTRVAGLAVVEVNRLDGTKLLLEDGSWFLVRSSGTEPVVRLYLDAHSEAQIEELTAAARALLDV
- a CDS encoding septum formation initiator family protein — protein: MRTGRVVAGRQEEFAAARSARKRRLTFVAVLAIVIAVASVGGKKSLVKVLQMSKTRTELQQEITRLRQVNEELDREIRAFVNNPGQVEAIAREDLGLVKPGEIVYQFGPPRPTTAPPASSR
- a CDS encoding 1-deoxy-D-xylulose-5-phosphate reductoisomerase, whose amino-acid sequence is MKRVSILGSTGTIGVKALAMIDLHRDSFEIAALAARDNIDLVEQQIRQFSPRIVAVGTSNAARTLKERVKDIPVEIVWGDEGVLNVATASEADIVLTAIVGAAGLLPSLAAIKAGKDIALATKEVMVMAGELVIAEARARGVRLLPVDSEHSAIFQCLGGQHSCAYLKRVLLTSSGGPFRQRSKESFASITPDEALRHPTWVMGKKITIDSATLMNKGLEVIEASWFFSLTPQQIDVIIHPQSIIHSMVEFVDGAILAQMGVTDMGLPILYALSFPDRLQTPLPPLDLNSLSALTFEPVDREKFPCLGFAYQALQAGGTYPAVLNAANEVAVDLFLSGRINFPDISALIARAMDSHRGRKIDSLEDAIDADREARELVLAALPT
- the rseP gene encoding RIP metalloprotease RseP, producing the protein MMASIPTVALSLLGAIDPRPFLSRLDYLLWAVLVLGALIFVHELGHFLVAKRAGVRVLKFSLGFGPKIIGFTRGGTEYLLSAIPLGGYVKMLGEDPKEEVVDQEGSFSEKPVGWRSLIILAGPGSNFLLAVAIFWVVFTLGVPTLATKVGEVMQDFPAHEAGVLVGDRIKAIDGHPIEKWEELATQIHKSPGRPVRLTVEREGNRFDLVVAPKATRQKNLFGEEQEVGLLGIAPAEEFLTERINPVAALAKALYKTYDLSRLILLTFVKLIQGVVPAKTIGGPLLVAQMAGQQARQGILNLMFFTALLSINLGILNLLPIPILDGGHLFFSLIEAVRGKPVSLQKREMAQQVGLALLVALMIFAFYNDIFRLLGRQ
- the ispG gene encoding flavodoxin-dependent (E)-4-hydroxy-3-methylbut-2-enyl-diphosphate synthase, with protein sequence MIERRKTRQIQVGTVKIGGHAPVSVQSMTKTDTRDVRATVDQIWALEVAGCDIVRVGVPEREAAEKLWEIRKQIRIPLIADIHFDYRLALIALEQGVDGLRLNPGNIGDRSRVEEVVKAAAERKAPIRIGVNAGSLEKDLLARDGGPTPKGMVESALRHIRILEDLNYPEMKVSLKASDPLMMIEAYRLLAEEIEYPLHLGVTEAGTPGVGTIRSAVGIGTLLAEGIGDTIRVSLSADPVEEIKAGVEILKSLGLRRGGLTLVACPSCARADIDLVPLAKEVERRLAGITKEIHVAVMGCEVNGPGEARGADIGVAGGKGIGWIFKKGAAARKVKESEIVDALVEEVNKMVSEGDGHA